One part of the Methylobacterium mesophilicum SR1.6/6 genome encodes these proteins:
- a CDS encoding SDR family NAD(P)-dependent oxidoreductase: MDLGISDRVAVVTGAKSGMGRSIAEHLLREGVHVVLTDKEGPELQATAAELSALGQVRAVEADLSTAKGIEVLAAFANMAFDDKPTILVCAAGITGASGTSWN; this comes from the coding sequence ATGGATCTTGGCATCAGCGATCGGGTCGCGGTCGTGACGGGGGCCAAGTCAGGTATGGGCCGCTCGATCGCCGAGCATCTGCTGCGCGAGGGCGTCCACGTCGTCCTGACCGACAAGGAGGGCCCCGAGTTGCAGGCGACCGCCGCGGAGTTGTCGGCCCTGGGTCAGGTCCGTGCCGTGGAGGCGGACCTGAGCACGGCCAAGGGGATCGAGGTGCTCGCCGCCTTCGCCAACATGGCCTTCGACGACAAGCCGACTATCCTCGTCTGCGCCGCCGGCATCACCGGCGCGTCGGGGACTTCCTGGAACTGA